One segment of Rickettsiales bacterium Ac37b DNA contains the following:
- the yceJ gene encoding Cytochrome b561 (Cytochrome b561 homolog 2) has translation MEKYSYHLRILHWIMAILVIIMFFLGIAMTKMSDQNTLKPFFYLLHESIGVTFLILILLRLSIRTFTNVPVLPNEVSTILKKLSLCTHYILYLFMIIIPVAGFLGSMFYGYPVAFFNTEIPLFVVRNENYGTFLMKIHHTFPYIFALFIFLHIAAFIKHQFYDKIEILARISWKK, from the coding sequence ATGGAAAAATATAGTTATCACCTAAGAATTTTGCATTGGATTATGGCGATTTTAGTAATTATTATGTTTTTTTTAGGTATAGCTATGACCAAGATGAGTGATCAAAACACTTTGAAGCCATTTTTTTATCTACTCCATGAATCTATAGGTGTTACATTTTTGATTCTGATATTGCTTCGATTAAGCATAAGAACTTTTACTAATGTACCTGTATTGCCCAATGAAGTTTCTACTATATTAAAAAAATTATCTTTGTGTACACACTATATATTATACTTATTTATGATCATTATACCGGTAGCAGGGTTTTTAGGATCAATGTTCTATGGATACCCAGTAGCGTTTTTTAATACAGAAATACCGCTATTTGTAGTACGTAATGAAAATTATGGTACATTTCTCATGAAAATACATCATACATTTCCTTATATATTTGCTCTCTTTATTTTTTTACATATAGCTGCTTTTATTAAACACCAATTTTACGACAAAATAGAAATTCTTGCCCGCATTTCTTGGAAAAAATAA
- the aarA gene encoding Citrate synthase produces MVSDKPVKVKLVIDSKEIELPIIQGSEHPDVIDVTKLYSQSGMFTYDPGFMSTASCSSHMTYIDGEKGILMYRGYPTPQLAEKSDFMEVAYLLLNGELPNNQEKVNFCNKIKHHTLVHEQLQFLLRGFQRNSHPMAIMVGAVASLSAFYHDSLDISDNAQRELAAYRMIAKMPTLAAMAYKYSIGQPFVYPKNELDYASNFLHMMFSVPSEEYKINPVLSKAIDKIFILHADHEQNASTSTVRLAGSSGANPFACIGAGIASLWGPAHGGANEAVINMLAEIQSPDRINQYIEKAKDKNDPFRLMGFGHRVYKNYDPRATVLRTTCQEVLSALGMSDDPMLEIAMELEHIALNDEYFIERKLYPNVDFYSGIIYRAMKIPPQMFTVLFAIARTVGWVAQWKEMIEDPEYRIGRPRQLYIGPKQRDFVPIEKR; encoded by the coding sequence ATGGTCTCTGATAAACCAGTAAAAGTAAAATTAGTTATCGATAGTAAGGAAATTGAATTACCAATTATACAAGGTAGCGAACATCCTGATGTAATAGATGTTACAAAATTATATAGTCAATCAGGGATGTTTACTTATGATCCTGGATTTATGTCCACAGCCTCTTGCTCTTCACATATGACTTATATAGATGGTGAAAAAGGTATTTTGATGTATAGAGGATACCCTACTCCACAATTAGCTGAAAAAAGCGATTTTATGGAAGTAGCTTATTTATTACTTAATGGAGAACTGCCTAACAACCAAGAGAAAGTTAATTTTTGTAATAAAATAAAACATCATACTCTTGTACATGAACAATTACAATTTTTACTTAGAGGATTTCAAAGAAACTCACATCCTATGGCTATCATGGTGGGCGCTGTTGCCTCTTTATCTGCATTCTACCATGATAGTTTAGATATTAGCGATAATGCACAAAGAGAGCTTGCAGCTTATAGAATGATTGCAAAAATGCCTACACTCGCCGCTATGGCTTATAAATATTCGATAGGTCAACCATTTGTTTATCCCAAAAATGAGCTTGATTATGCTTCAAATTTTTTACATATGATGTTTTCTGTCCCAAGTGAAGAATATAAAATTAATCCTGTATTATCTAAGGCAATAGATAAAATTTTTATATTACATGCCGATCATGAACAAAATGCCTCCACTTCTACAGTAAGATTAGCTGGATCTTCTGGAGCTAATCCTTTTGCCTGCATAGGAGCTGGTATAGCATCACTCTGGGGCCCAGCCCATGGTGGCGCTAATGAAGCAGTAATTAATATGCTTGCAGAAATACAATCTCCGGATCGAATTAATCAATATATTGAAAAAGCTAAAGATAAAAATGATCCATTTAGGCTTATGGGCTTTGGACATCGGGTTTACAAAAATTATGATCCACGAGCAACAGTACTTAGAACCACATGTCAAGAAGTCTTAAGTGCTCTTGGTATGTCTGATGATCCTATGTTAGAAATAGCTATGGAGTTAGAGCATATTGCTTTAAACGATGAATATTTTATTGAACGCAAGCTTTATCCTAATGTAGATTTTTACTCTGGTATTATTTATCGTGCTATGAAAATTCCACCACAAATGTTTACGGTATTATTTGCTATAGCACGAACTGTCGGCTGGGTAGCTCAATGGAAAGAAATGATTGAAGATCCTGAATATAGAATCGGTAGACCACGCCAATTATATATAGGCCCTAAACAACGTGATTTTGTTCCTATTGAAAAAAGGTAA
- a CDS encoding Transposase: MAYSLDLRKKVIHYVNKGYTREEAARIFGIGERTIYRWLSRSKSGNLAATRAAKPWKKLDPIKLLNEVSKNSNWLLSDFAKVFNVSTAAICLAFKTLGITRKKRPHSIVNGMKQNGNYFWQLSQTIKRKI; encoded by the coding sequence ATGGCATATTCCTTAGATTTACGTAAAAAAGTAATTCACTATGTTAATAAAGGTTATACCAGAGAAGAAGCTGCAAGAATTTTTGGCATAGGTGAAAGAACAATTTATAGATGGTTATCGAGATCGAAATCCGGGAATTTAGCAGCCACACGAGCAGCTAAGCCATGGAAGAAGCTTGATCCAATCAAATTATTAAACGAGGTGTCTAAAAACAGCAATTGGCTATTATCTGATTTTGCAAAGGTTTTTAATGTGTCTACAGCTGCTATCTGTTTGGCATTCAAGACTTTGGGGATCACACGAAAAAAAAGACCACACTCTATCGTGAACGGGATGAAGCAAAACGGCAATTATTTTTGGCAGCTATCGCAAACTATAAAGCGGAAGATATAG
- a CDS encoding Ankyrin repeat protein, translated as MVNQNFSMINPQHTQRLLDAASNGQLWSLKLLIEEIPDAAVRKQMIHAAHDEAFRLAARNGHREVLQLLLELTPNAADRERMIHEYNDDAFRLAAKNGHIKILELLLKSTPNQVKQKEMIGAKNEEIFKNVINKPIIQFLLSLVPEKWAMIKEHKNLYYYSGKILENSIELIQKFMNVSIEFPTMAINTLCSMQVFAQKIHNLILSSKTIIMLFPEPAMNSILHLLDDTKDGLLDYDRRCVLKAMTIISNNNESKLEVGFVDKILREKFPEKKKPSYPSIE; from the coding sequence ATGGTAAATCAAAATTTTTCTATGATAAATCCTCAGCATACTCAGAGATTGCTTGATGCAGCAAGTAATGGTCAATTATGGTCACTAAAACTATTGATAGAAGAAATACCAGATGCAGCAGTAAGAAAACAGATGATTCATGCTGCTCATGATGAGGCTTTTAGACTTGCAGCAAGGAATGGTCATAGAGAAGTACTACAACTATTGCTGGAACTCACACCCAATGCCGCAGACAGAGAGAGAATGATTCATGAGTATAATGATGATGCTTTTAGACTTGCAGCAAAAAATGGTCATATAAAAATCTTAGAATTATTACTTAAATCAACCCCAAATCAAGTAAAACAGAAAGAAATGATTGGTGCAAAAAATGAGGAAATATTTAAAAATGTAATTAATAAACCTATTATACAATTTCTACTTAGTTTAGTACCTGAGAAATGGGCAATGATAAAAGAGCATAAGAATTTATACTATTACTCAGGTAAGATTCTAGAAAATAGTATAGAGCTTATTCAAAAGTTTATGAATGTGAGTATTGAATTTCCTACTATGGCGATTAACACTCTATGCAGTATGCAAGTATTTGCTCAAAAGATTCATAATTTGATACTTAGTAGTAAAACAATTATAATGCTATTCCCTGAGCCAGCAATGAATAGTATTTTACACCTACTTGATGATACTAAAGATGGGTTATTAGACTATGATAGAAGATGTGTATTAAAAGCTATGACCATAATATCAAACAATAACGAATCCAAACTTGAAGTAGGTTTTGTAGATAAAATCTTGAGAGAAAAATTCCCTGAAAAGAAAAAGCCCTCCTATCCCTCAATTGAGTAA
- the mutS gene encoding DNA mismatch repair protein mutS: MKTSAVTPMMQQYMSIKEAHQDCLLFYRMGDFYELFFDDAITAASVLDIALTKRGKHEDYDIPMCGVPFHACDFYLHKLIKAGFKVAICEQLETPEQAKKRGYKAIVKREVIRIITPGTILEENLLDSTISNYLASLTKIDNQLALAWIDISTGEFSSCVTNLESLHSDLARINPKELLISEKFMSIPEIKLILQEWKVVITSYVQSFFEYSKCELKLKNFYNILTLDSFNYLSSAEISACGAIVEYITITQKSNVPKLSIPKKLSSEQFMVIDAATRRNLELTITLSGQKNGSVIDVIDKTKTTIGSRLLYQYLSFPLRNAKTITSRLEIVEFFVFNDLLCNNIRDILGKVGDIERASSRLLLNRGGPRDLVTIREGLIQSFAIADLLIHYKETLPVSLHSLSNDLCGFEVLINELREALNDEVPYLVREGGFVKMGYNATIDELQEMQSTREYYLNELKETYRSETGIGNLKIEHNNIIGYYIEVSPQQSSKITAEKFIHKQTLTTGVRYITEELKELETKLFTAQDQVLRLELEIFNALVELIGKHSYKLASLSHALAVLDIMTSFAYLAKSLNYVRPIIDESYEFKVIAGRHPVVEANLKNNIAVNNFVPNNCDLNEKQRVWLLTGPNMAGKSTFLRQNAIIAILAHIGSFVPAEFAHIGVIDRIFSRVGASDDLATGKSTFMVEMVETATILNQATPRSLVILDEIGRGTSTYDGLAIAWSCLEYIHNKFKCRTLFATHYHELTKLVDSLSSLKCYSMKVKEWQEKIIFLHEVIEGNASRSYGIYVAKLAGVPNLVIMRAEQILKLLESANDNTNIVELHDKMPLFMQHKSPNSELESFLSTIDINDLTPKEALEILYKMKNI, from the coding sequence ATGAAAACATCTGCTGTTACTCCTATGATGCAACAATATATGAGTATTAAAGAAGCTCATCAAGATTGTTTATTATTTTATCGTATGGGTGATTTTTATGAATTGTTTTTTGATGACGCAATCACTGCTGCCTCTGTGCTTGATATAGCTCTTACTAAAAGAGGTAAACATGAGGATTATGATATTCCTATGTGCGGTGTACCTTTTCATGCTTGTGATTTCTATTTACATAAACTAATTAAAGCAGGATTTAAAGTTGCTATATGTGAACAGCTGGAAACACCAGAACAAGCTAAAAAAAGGGGTTATAAAGCAATAGTTAAACGGGAAGTTATACGTATTATAACACCAGGAACTATACTCGAAGAAAATCTTTTAGATAGCACAATATCTAATTATTTAGCATCTTTAACAAAAATTGATAATCAATTAGCGCTTGCTTGGATCGATATCTCTACTGGCGAATTTAGTAGCTGTGTAACTAATTTAGAGAGCTTGCATTCTGATCTTGCTAGAATTAATCCAAAGGAATTATTAATTTCTGAAAAATTTATGTCTATTCCTGAAATTAAACTTATTTTACAGGAATGGAAGGTAGTTATAACCTCATATGTTCAAAGTTTTTTTGAATATTCTAAATGTGAATTAAAATTAAAGAATTTTTATAATATACTGACTTTAGATAGCTTTAATTATCTATCATCTGCAGAAATATCTGCTTGTGGAGCTATAGTTGAATATATTACTATTACGCAAAAATCTAACGTTCCTAAATTATCAATTCCGAAGAAATTATCATCTGAGCAATTTATGGTAATTGATGCAGCTACCAGGCGTAATTTAGAACTGACGATCACTTTATCAGGACAAAAAAATGGTAGCGTAATTGATGTAATAGATAAAACTAAGACAACTATAGGTAGTCGTTTGCTTTATCAATATTTATCTTTTCCGCTCCGTAATGCAAAGACCATAACTTCTCGTCTGGAAATAGTAGAATTTTTTGTATTTAATGATCTATTATGTAATAACATTCGGGATATTCTTGGAAAAGTAGGTGATATAGAAAGAGCATCATCAAGATTATTATTAAATAGAGGTGGTCCTAGGGATTTAGTTACTATTAGAGAAGGATTAATTCAATCTTTTGCTATTGCAGATTTATTAATTCATTATAAGGAAACGTTACCAGTTTCTTTGCATAGCTTATCTAATGATTTATGTGGTTTTGAAGTTTTAATCAATGAATTACGAGAAGCACTTAATGATGAAGTACCTTATTTAGTGAGGGAAGGTGGTTTTGTCAAAATGGGGTATAATGCAACCATTGATGAATTACAGGAAATGCAATCTACGCGTGAATATTATCTTAATGAGCTAAAAGAAACCTACAGGAGTGAAACTGGTATAGGAAATTTAAAAATAGAACATAATAATATTATAGGATACTATATTGAAGTAAGCCCACAGCAATCAAGCAAAATAACAGCAGAAAAGTTTATTCATAAACAAACTTTAACAACTGGGGTACGCTATATTACGGAAGAATTAAAAGAATTAGAAACAAAATTATTTACAGCGCAAGATCAAGTGCTTCGGCTTGAATTAGAGATTTTTAATGCATTAGTTGAATTAATAGGTAAACATTCTTATAAATTAGCAAGCTTATCGCATGCACTGGCAGTACTTGACATTATGACTTCATTTGCTTATCTGGCTAAAAGTCTTAATTATGTAAGGCCTATTATTGATGAAAGTTATGAATTTAAAGTTATTGCCGGTAGGCATCCAGTTGTTGAAGCAAATTTGAAGAATAATATAGCAGTAAATAATTTTGTGCCCAATAATTGCGACTTAAACGAAAAACAACGTGTATGGTTGTTAACAGGCCCCAATATGGCTGGTAAAAGTACTTTTTTAAGACAAAACGCAATAATTGCTATTTTGGCTCATATAGGTTCATTTGTACCAGCTGAATTTGCGCATATTGGTGTGATAGATAGGATATTTAGTAGAGTAGGGGCTTCTGATGATTTAGCAACTGGTAAATCAACTTTTATGGTTGAAATGGTTGAAACTGCTACTATTCTAAACCAGGCTACGCCTAGATCCTTAGTTATACTAGATGAAATAGGTAGAGGTACCTCTACCTATGACGGATTAGCGATAGCTTGGAGCTGTCTTGAATACATACATAATAAATTTAAATGCCGTACTTTATTTGCTACCCATTATCATGAATTAACAAAATTGGTAGATAGTTTATCCTCGTTAAAATGTTATTCAATGAAAGTAAAAGAATGGCAAGAAAAGATTATTTTTTTGCACGAAGTTATAGAAGGTAATGCGAGTAGATCTTATGGAATATATGTAGCAAAACTAGCTGGAGTACCAAACCTAGTTATTATGCGAGCAGAACAGATACTAAAATTACTTGAAAGTGCAAATGATAATACTAACATAGTTGAATTACATGATAAAATGCCATTATTTATGCAACATAAATCTCCAAACAGCGAACTAGAAAGTTTCTTATCTACTATTGATATCAATGATTTGACCCCTAAAGAAGCATTGGAAATATTATATAAAATGAAAAATATATAA
- the bsdB gene encoding Phenolic acid decarboxylase subunit B, with amino-acid sequence MLTMKKRIIVGITGASGIIYGISLLNILKEVSDIETHLIISNAAKLTMQYETDLNLNEIKDLADKCYNYNDIAAPIASGSYKTLGMIIVPCSVKTFSEIATGVTNSLLTRAADVILKERRKLILMVRETPLHSGHLETLLKLSQLGAIIVPPVPAFYNNPKTLEELVDYSIIRALDLFDLNIPSPRRWKSEE; translated from the coding sequence ATGCTAACAATGAAAAAACGTATTATAGTTGGTATTACTGGAGCTTCTGGCATAATTTATGGAATTTCTTTATTAAATATTCTTAAAGAAGTTTCAGATATTGAAACGCACTTAATTATTTCAAATGCCGCTAAATTAACTATGCAGTATGAAACTGACCTTAATTTAAATGAAATAAAGGATTTAGCTGATAAATGCTATAATTATAATGATATTGCTGCACCTATTGCTAGCGGATCATATAAAACTTTAGGAATGATTATTGTCCCTTGTTCTGTTAAAACTTTTTCAGAAATTGCAACTGGCGTAACTAATAGTTTACTAACACGCGCAGCTGATGTGATATTAAAAGAAAGGCGTAAATTAATATTAATGGTACGAGAAACGCCTTTACATTCTGGTCACCTGGAAACTTTACTTAAATTAAGTCAATTAGGAGCCATAATTGTACCACCTGTGCCTGCTTTTTATAATAATCCTAAAACTTTAGAAGAGTTAGTAGATTATTCTATAATACGTGCTTTGGACCTATTTGACTTAAATATACCTTCCCCAAGACGTTGGAAATCAGAAGAATAA
- the murC gene encoding UDP-N-acetylmuramate--L-alanine ligase yields the protein MKLIAEKITGKLGTIHFVGIGGIGMSGIAEILQNLGYTVQGSDLVDNSNTKRLFLKGIKIFIGHTEENINEVDVVVKSSAVTDSNPEIIAARNKSIPVIKRSEMLAELMRLKISIAIAGAHGKTTTTSLVAAIFEAADLSPTVINGGIINAYGTNAYLGKGDFLIAEADESDATFIKIPSTIGVITNIDKEHLDFYGTFAAVKQAFLSFIENIPFYGFMVLCKDNTETAELADKILDRKILTYGMESNNLDVRAVNVRNEINGSEYDVILSPKFYGTETIIKDIFLPVAGIHNVINSLAAIAIAAKLKFNIDTIKNGFRNFGGVKRRFTKVGEVNNITIVDDYAHHPKEIIATLKTAKHIANKIQGKVIAVFQPHRYSRLRDLFSEFVNCFTYAETLIITDIYSAGENPIIGISKEALAASIKESDYPGEVLILDSEKNLAQLIYSKANPHDLVICLGAGSITNWAAELPKELELLYKNNVALNAVS from the coding sequence ATGAAATTGATAGCGGAAAAAATTACTGGTAAATTGGGCACTATACATTTTGTAGGTATAGGCGGTATTGGAATGAGCGGTATAGCCGAAATTTTACAAAATCTTGGCTATACAGTTCAAGGCTCAGACTTAGTTGATAATTCTAATACTAAGCGCTTATTTTTAAAAGGCATTAAAATTTTTATTGGTCATACTGAAGAGAATATAAACGAAGTAGATGTGGTAGTAAAATCTTCTGCTGTTACTGACTCTAACCCTGAAATTATAGCTGCCAGAAATAAATCAATTCCGGTAATAAAAAGATCTGAAATGTTAGCTGAGTTAATGAGATTAAAAATTTCTATTGCTATTGCGGGAGCACATGGTAAAACTACAACTACTTCTTTAGTAGCAGCGATTTTTGAAGCAGCCGATCTTAGTCCAACTGTGATTAATGGTGGAATTATAAATGCTTATGGTACGAATGCTTATCTCGGGAAAGGTGATTTTTTAATCGCAGAGGCTGATGAATCAGATGCAACTTTTATAAAAATTCCTTCAACAATAGGTGTTATTACCAATATCGATAAAGAGCATTTAGATTTTTATGGCACTTTTGCGGCTGTTAAGCAAGCCTTTTTAAGTTTTATTGAAAATATTCCCTTCTATGGCTTTATGGTCTTGTGTAAGGATAATACCGAAACTGCTGAGTTAGCTGATAAAATCTTAGACCGTAAAATTTTAACATATGGTATGGAATCTAATAATTTGGATGTGCGCGCAGTTAATGTCAGAAATGAGATTAATGGTTCTGAATATGATGTAATTTTATCACCTAAATTTTATGGCACTGAAACTATTATCAAGGATATATTTTTACCTGTCGCAGGTATACATAATGTTATAAATTCATTAGCTGCAATTGCTATAGCAGCAAAACTTAAATTTAATATAGACACTATTAAAAATGGCTTTAGGAATTTTGGTGGAGTTAAAAGACGTTTTACTAAAGTTGGGGAAGTAAATAATATTACCATTGTTGATGACTATGCGCATCACCCTAAAGAGATTATTGCTACCTTAAAAACCGCTAAACATATAGCTAATAAAATTCAAGGTAAAGTTATAGCTGTTTTTCAACCACATCGTTATAGTAGATTAAGAGATTTATTTTCAGAGTTTGTAAATTGTTTTACTTATGCAGAAACATTAATTATTACTGATATATATTCTGCTGGAGAGAATCCAATTATTGGCATTAGTAAAGAAGCTTTGGCTGCTTCAATTAAGGAATCTGATTATCCTGGAGAAGTTCTCATATTAGATTCAGAAAAAAATTTAGCACAATTAATTTATTCCAAGGCTAATCCACATGATTTAGTTATTTGCCTTGGAGCTGGCAGTATAACAAATTGGGCTGCAGAACTACCAAAAGAACTTGAATTATTATATAAAAATAACGTTGCTTTAAATGCTGTCAGTTGA
- the pgpA gene encoding Phosphatidylglycerophosphatase A, whose amino-acid sequence MTNNKISFWHPASLVSTFFGIGNIPIMPGTFGSLAAYFVLLCKIFIIYSLGTRVSSIGILFSILAIGWFILLIIGTYSAHFYAKYTNKSDPKEVVIDEVIGQLLTLYITLPISIHALPNNNYTSSETIQYIVAFILIGPFILFRLFDIIKPWPIRWFDQNVKGGIGIILDDIIAAVMAGMTFNGLLLILIDKKII is encoded by the coding sequence TTGACTAATAATAAAATAAGTTTTTGGCATCCAGCCTCATTAGTTTCAACGTTTTTTGGTATAGGTAATATACCCATTATGCCTGGTACTTTTGGATCCTTAGCTGCTTATTTTGTACTATTATGCAAAATATTTATAATATATTCCTTAGGGACTAGAGTTTCTTCTATTGGTATTCTTTTTTCTATTTTAGCAATAGGATGGTTTATATTATTAATAATTGGCACTTATTCTGCTCATTTCTATGCTAAATACACTAATAAATCAGATCCTAAAGAAGTAGTAATTGATGAAGTTATAGGACAACTTTTAACATTGTATATAACATTGCCAATTAGTATACATGCTTTGCCTAATAATAATTATACTTCATCTGAAACGATCCAGTATATTGTAGCATTCATTTTAATTGGTCCATTTATACTATTCAGATTGTTTGATATAATAAAACCTTGGCCTATAAGATGGTTTGACCAAAACGTAAAAGGTGGTATTGGAATTATATTGGATGATATTATAGCGGCTGTAATGGCTGGTATGACATTTAATGGTTTACTGCTAATATTAATAGATAAAAAAATTATATAA
- the bioA gene encoding Adenosylmethionine-8-amino-7-oxononanoate aminotransferase, translating into MQKSQWFDDGLQHVWYPYCQMKTASMPSIVSHAEGVYIHLENGKKLIDAISSWWVMCHGHNHPYIKQAIIEQMEHFSHVIFAGLAHEPAFKLAKRLTSILPEGLKKVFYSDSGSVAVEVAMKMAVQFYYNQGINKNKILSFDNGYHGDTMGTMSISSSNMLTNYTPKQYIRSIPTTEHDLILLEEFIASKKDIAAVIIEPLVQCAGGMKFHSPQVLRNIYNIIKKYNIIFIADEVATGFGRTGQMFACQEAGITPDIICIGKAITGGFMPLAATVSTNEVFEAFYDNDPKKLFYHGPTYMANPLACSAANASLDLFEQEKYPDNAILNIENWLKEILGSFKTLPNVVDVRVKGAIGVIEFVPNFIDVAMLRASFIKAGVLIRPLENIIYIMPPFIIKKEHLQYIVDKIVEILYKNN; encoded by the coding sequence ATGCAAAAATCTCAGTGGTTTGATGATGGGCTGCAGCATGTTTGGTATCCTTATTGCCAGATGAAAACAGCTTCTATGCCTTCTATAGTTTCTCATGCAGAAGGAGTGTATATTCACTTGGAAAATGGTAAAAAGCTAATAGATGCCATTTCTTCGTGGTGGGTTATGTGTCATGGACATAATCACCCTTATATTAAGCAAGCTATTATAGAGCAAATGGAGCATTTTTCTCATGTTATATTTGCTGGGCTTGCGCATGAACCAGCTTTTAAGCTTGCAAAACGCCTGACTAGTATATTGCCAGAAGGCCTCAAAAAGGTATTTTATTCTGATTCTGGTTCTGTAGCTGTGGAAGTAGCTATGAAAATGGCGGTACAATTTTATTATAATCAAGGTATAAATAAAAATAAAATTTTAAGTTTTGATAATGGATATCATGGTGATACTATGGGCACAATGTCTATATCATCTTCCAATATGTTAACCAATTACACTCCAAAACAATATATAAGATCTATCCCTACTACTGAGCATGATTTGATTTTATTAGAAGAATTTATAGCATCTAAGAAAGATATAGCGGCAGTAATAATTGAGCCTCTTGTTCAATGTGCAGGAGGTATGAAATTTCATTCTCCTCAAGTTTTACGTAATATATATAATATAATCAAGAAGTATAACATTATATTTATAGCCGATGAAGTAGCTACCGGTTTTGGGCGTACTGGACAAATGTTTGCATGTCAGGAAGCTGGTATTACTCCAGACATTATTTGTATAGGTAAAGCTATCACAGGGGGATTTATGCCGCTTGCTGCGACAGTTAGTACGAATGAGGTATTTGAAGCTTTTTATGATAATGATCCAAAAAAATTATTTTACCATGGGCCAACATATATGGCTAATCCCTTAGCTTGTAGTGCTGCTAATGCTTCTCTTGATCTTTTTGAACAGGAGAAATACCCAGATAATGCTATTCTCAATATAGAAAATTGGCTTAAAGAGATATTAGGATCATTTAAAACTCTGCCAAATGTTGTAGATGTTAGGGTAAAGGGGGCAATCGGTGTAATAGAATTTGTACCAAATTTTATTGATGTTGCTATGTTACGGGCATCTTTTATTAAGGCGGGTGTATTAATACGTCCCTTGGAGAATATTATATATATAATGCCTCCTTTTATTATAAAAAAGGAACATTTACAATATATTGTAGATAAAATAGTTGAAATATTATATAAAAATAATTAA